One genomic region from Chionomys nivalis chromosome 17, mChiNiv1.1, whole genome shotgun sequence encodes:
- the Ankrd46 gene encoding ankyrin repeat domain-containing protein 46: protein MSYVFVNDSSQTNVPLLQACIDGDFTYSKRLLESGFDPNIRDSRGRTGLHLAAARGNVDICQLLHKFGADPLATDYQGNTALHLCGHVDTIQFLVSNGLKIDICNHQGATPLVLAKRRGVNKDVIRLLESLEEQEVKGFNRGAHSKLETMQTAESESAMESHSLLNPNLQQGEGVLSSFRTTWQEFVEDLGFWRVLLLILVIALLSLGIAYYVSGVLPFVDNQPELVH from the exons ATGTCCTACGTTTTTGTCAATGATTCTTCACAGACTAATGTGCCCTTGCTTCAAGCCTGCATTGATGGGGACTTCACCTATTCCAAGCGGCTTTTGGAAAGTGGCTTTGACCCCAATATCCGAGACAGCAGGGGCAGAACAGGCCTACACCTCGCCGCGGCCCGAGGGAACGTGGACATCTGCCAGCTGCTACATAAATTTGGTGCTGACCCACTGGCCACAGATTATCAGGGCAACACTGCCCTCCACCTGTGTGGCCACGTGGACACCATCCAGTTCTTAGTCTCCAATGGACTCAAAATTGATATTTG CAACCATCAAGGTGCTACCCCTTTAGTTCTGGCCAAGCGCCGTGGCGTGAATAAAGATGTCATCAGGTTGCTGGagtctttggaagaacaggaggTGAAAGGATTTAACCGAGGTGCACACTCGAAGCTGGAGACCATGCAGACCGCAGAGAGCGAGAG TGCCATGGAAAGCCACTCTCTGCTCAATCCCAACCTGCAGCAGGGCGAAGGGGTCCTGTCCAGCTTCCGGACCACGTGGCAGGAGTTTGTGGAGGACCTGGGCTTCTGGAGGGTCCTGCTCTTGATCCTGGTCATTGCTTTGCTGTCCCTGGGCATTGCCTACTATGTGAGCGGGGTACTGCCCTTCGTGGACAACCAGCCTGAGCTGGTGCACTGA